The genomic DNA GGGAACGGCCGGCACCGGCTACTTCGCCCGGCCGTGCAGCATCGGGATGAGCCGGGCGACGAGGTGCATGTCCTTCTCGGAGCGGTCGAAGCTCAGCAGGTTGAGCGCGGCCTTCCGGGTCTGACGGGCGATCGACTTCGCCGTGCTGAACTCGCGCAGGCCGTCGGCACCGTGGATGCGACCGAAGCCCGACTCCTTGACGCCGCCGAACGACAGCGTCGGGATCGCAGCGAAGCCGAGCACCGAGTTGATCGTCACCGCGCCGGCGCGCAGTCGCTCGGCCGCACGCAGGCCGAGGTGCGCATCCTTCGTGAAGATCGCCGCCCCGAGGCCGTAGGCCGTGCCGTTCGCGCGCTCGACCGCCTCGTCGACCGAGCGCACCGTGTTCACGATGACGACCGGGCCGAACGTCTCCTCCTGCACCGCAGGGCTCTGCTCGTCGACGTCGACGAGCACGATCGGGTCGATGACGCGCCCGTCGATGCTCTCGGGCCCGCCGAGCACGGCACGGCCGCCCGCCTCGAGGGCGCTGCGCACGTGGCCGGCGACGACGTCGGTCTGCGAACCGAGCGTCATGGGGCCGTAGTGCGGCGACTCGTCGCGCACCCGCAGCCGCTCGGCGCGCTCGACGACCTTCTGCACGAGCGCGTCGCGCACCGAATCGACCACGTACACCCGCTCGACGCCGACGCAGGTCTGGCCGGCGTTGCCCATGCCGCCGAACACGACGAAGTCGGCTGCGGCGTCGAGATCGGCGTCGGCGGCGACGATGAGCGCGTCCTTGCCGCCGCACTCGGCGACCAGCGGGACGAGTCGCTCGGCGCACGCCGCCATGACCCGTTTCGCGGTGCGCGACGACCCGGTGAACGCGACCTTGTCGACGCCGCCGCGGACGAGCGCCGCACCGGTCGCACCGTCGCCGACGACGACGGTGAGCACGTCGTGCCCGACCGCCTCGGCCCAGCGCTCGGCGATCCAGGTCGCCGGGCCCGGGGTGAGCTCGCTGGGCTTGAACACCACCGCGTTGCCCGCGGCGAGCGCGTACGAGATCGAGCCCATCGGGGTGTACAGCGGGTAGTTCCACGGGCCGATCACGCCGATGACGCCGTACGGCTCGTAGCCGAGGCTGGCGTGCTGGTTGTAGTTCATGACGCCGGCCTTGACCTTGCGGCGCTTCAGCACGCCCTCGGCGTGCTTGGCCGCCCAGTCGAGGTGGGTGAGGGTGAGCATCACCTCGAGCAGTGCGTCGGAGCCGGGCTTGCCCGTCTCGGCGGCGATGAGGTCGGCCAGCTCTCCCGCGCGGTTCGCGATCGCCGCCTTCCAGCGCAGCAGGTGCCGCCGGCGCCCCGCGAAGCCCTCGGCGCGCCAGAACTCGGCACCGGCCCGGGCGCGGCGGACGGCGTCGGCGACGTCGGCCTCGCCCGCGGTGCGGTAGGTGGCGACGGCGGTGCCGTCGGTGGGGCGGCGGGTCGTGAATTCGCCCGCGTCGGGGGCGTCGCGCAGCAGTGTCATGGCCGGGTCTCCGTACTCTCCGTCGAGCTGGAATAAGTGAATGGCGAATCACATGCTAGACGCGGGCGCGGCGCGAGGCAAGATGTTTTCGAATCTCGATTAGAATGCCCTGGGAGAGGAGCGGCATGGCCGACGAGCAGTCCACGATCGCGACATCGAAGTCGGCGCGCACGCGCGAGCGCATCCTCGACGCGGCCGCCGCGGTGCTCTCCCGCAAGGGCTACGCCGGCACCCGGCTCTCGGAAGTGGCCGATGCGGCCGGCGTGCAGGCCCCCGCGATCTACTACTACTTCGGCTCGCGCGACGAACTCGTCGAAGAGGTCATGTGGGCGGGCGCCAACAGCGTGCGCACCCACGTCGAGAGCGAGATCGCGGCGATGCCGACCACCGCGACCGCGATGGATCGCCTGCTCACCGCGGTCGAGGCGCACCTGCGCTACGAACTCGAGATCTCGGACTACGCGACCGCATCGATCCGCAACGCCGGGCACGTGCCCGAGCACCTGCGCGTGCGGCCCGCCGCCGAAGAGGCGCTCTACAGCCGCATGTGGCGCGACCTGCTCGTCGAAGCTCAGGAGTCGGGCGAAGTGCGCGCCGACCTCGACATCAACGTGTTCCGCCTGCTCCTGCTCGGCGCGCTGAACTGGGTCGTCGAGTGGTGGAATCCCCGCACCCGGTCATTCGACGACCTCGTGCGCACGGCGTGCGACATGGTGCGGCGCACCGCGGGCACCGGGTCGGACTGACCCGGCGCCCGCGGCGCCCCTCACACCGTCAGCAGCGTCTTCACCTGCAGCACGCGCTCGGCCTCCTCGACGATGCGCCGCACGAGCTCGTCGACGGTCGGGATGTCGTGGATGAGTCCCTGCACGAGCCCGACCGTCCAGATGCCGGCGTCGAGATCGCCCTGCTCGAACACCGTGCGGCCCCGGGCGCCCGCGACGAGCTCGCGCACGTCGGCGAACTCGCCGCCGTTCGCGAGGATCTCGACGACCTCGTCGCTGACCGCGTTCTTCGCGACCCGCGCGGTGTTGCGCAGGCTGCGGAAGATGAGGTTGGTGTCGAGCTCGGTCGCCTCGACGATGCGCTCCTTCACCGCCTGCGCGACCGGTGACTCGACGGTGCACATGAACCGGGAGCCCATGTTGATGCCGTCGGCGCCGAGTACGAGCGCGGCCGCGAGTCCGCGCCCGTCGCCGAACCCGCCCGAGGCGATGAACGGGATGCTCAGCCGGTCGGCGGTCGCCGGGATGAGCACCAGCCCGGGCACGTCGTCTTCGCCCGGATGCCCCGCGCACTCGAACCCGTCGATCGAGACCGCCGTGACGCCGACGCGTTCGGCCTTCAGCGCGTGCCGCACACTGGTGCACTTGTGGATGACCTTGATGCCGTGGTCGCGGAACATCTCCATGTGCGGCTCGGGGCTCGACCCCGCGGTCTCGACGATCGTCACGCCGGCATCGACGATCGCGCGGCGGTACTCGTCGTACGGCGGCGGGTTGATCGAGGGCAGGATCGTGAGGTTCACGCCGAACGGCTTGTCGGTGAGCGACCGGGCTCGTTCGATCTCCTGCACGAGGTCGGCGGGCGTCGGCTGGGTGAGGGCGGTGATCATGCCGAGGCCGCCGGCCTCGGACACCGCTGCGGCGAGCTCGGCGCGGCCGACCCACATCATGCCGCCCTGGACGATCGGGTGCTCGATGCCGAACGCCTCAGTGAATCGCGTGCTCAGCATGGCGGCCTACTCGTACGTCTCGCCGGCGTCGGCCTTCGCGAGGAGCGAGGCCGGTGGCAGGAATCGGTCGCCGTAGGCGGCGGCGAGCTCGCGGGCACGGGCTGCGAAGCCCGGCAGCCCGCCCTCGTACTGGTTGACGTACTGCAGCACGCCGCCCGTCCAGGCGGGGAACCCGATGCCGTAGATCGAGCCGATGTTCGCGTCGGGCACGCTCGTCAGCACGCCCGCGTCGAGGCAGGCGATGGTGTCGAGCGCCTCGGCGAACAGCATCCGCTCCTGAAGGTCGACGAGCGGCAGCACGGTGCGACCCGAGCCGAACCGCTCGCGCAGCCCCGGCCAGAGGCCGACCCGCCTGCCGTCGGCGTCGTACTCGTAGAACCCGCGGCGGGCTCGGCGGCCGGGGCGGTCGGCTTCGTCGACCATCCAGTCGACGACGGCCTCGGCCGGGTGCGGCACCCACACGGCTCCGGATGCCTCGTCGGCCGCACGCGTCTCGTTGCGGATCTTCTGGGTCAGCGTGAGCGTCAGCTCGTCGAGGAGCTGCAGTGCCCCGGCGGGGTATCCGGCCTGGAGCGCCGCCTGCTCGACCGAGGCGGGCTCGACGCCCTCGCCGACCGCGGCGACCGCCTCGTCGATGAACCGCCCGATCACGCGCGAGGTGAAGAATCCGCGCGCGTCGTTCACGACGATCGGGGTCTTGCGGATCTGCTGCACGAAGTCGAAGGTCTTCGCGAGCACGGCGTCGCTCGTGTTGCGCCCGCGCACGATCTCGACGAGCGGCATCTTGTCGACCGGCGAGAAGAAGTGGATGCCGATGAAGTCGTCGGGTCGCGAGACCCCTTCGCTCAGCAGCGTGATCGGCAGGGTCGAGGTGTTCGAGCCGAGCACGGCGTCGGGCGAGACCACGTCCTGGATCTGCTGGAACACCTCCTGCTTCACGGGCACCGACTCGAAGACCGCCTCGATCACGATGTCGACGCCGGCGAAGTCGGCGGGGTCGTCGGTCGGCGTGATGCGCGCGAGCAGCGCCTCGGACTTCTCGGCGGTGGTCGCACCGCGCGCGAGCGCCTTGTCCTCGAGGGCGCGGGCGTAGTCCTTGCCGCGTTCGGCGGCCTCCAGCGAGACATCCTTCAGCACGACCTCGATGCCGGCCTTCGCGCCCACGTACGCGATCGCCGCGCCCATCATGCCCGCGCCCAGCACACCGAGCTTGGTCGCGGTGAACCGGGGGTAGCCGTCGGGGCGGCTGCCGCCCGCGTTGATGTGCTGCAGGTCGAAGAAGAACGCCTTGATCATGTTCTTCGCCACCTGCCCGTGCATGAGCTGCACGAGATAGCGGGTCTCGATGGTCGACGCGGTCTCGAAGTCGACGTACGCCCCCTCGACCGCGGCGGCCATCGCCGCACGCGGCGCGGGCATCGGCGCACCCTTCAGCTGCTTGCGCAGCAGTGCCGGCATGGCCGGGAGCATCCCCGCCAGCGACGGCGAGGTGGGCGCACCGCCCGGCAGGCGGAAGCCCTTCTCGTCCCACGGCTTCACGGGCGCGGGGTTGGCGGCGATCCAGGCGCGCGCCCGGGCGTCGAGCTCGGCGAGCGGCGCGAGCTCGTCGACGATGCCGACCGCGAGCGCGTCGTCGGCGCGGAACCGCGTCGCCGGCAGGATGACGTCGGCGAGCGCCTTCTGCAGCCCGAGCATGCGC from Agromyces larvae includes the following:
- a CDS encoding aldehyde dehydrogenase family protein, with translation MTLLRDAPDAGEFTTRRPTDGTAVATYRTAGEADVADAVRRARAGAEFWRAEGFAGRRRHLLRWKAAIANRAGELADLIAAETGKPGSDALLEVMLTLTHLDWAAKHAEGVLKRRKVKAGVMNYNQHASLGYEPYGVIGVIGPWNYPLYTPMGSISYALAAGNAVVFKPSELTPGPATWIAERWAEAVGHDVLTVVVGDGATGAALVRGGVDKVAFTGSSRTAKRVMAACAERLVPLVAECGGKDALIVAADADLDAAADFVVFGGMGNAGQTCVGVERVYVVDSVRDALVQKVVERAERLRVRDESPHYGPMTLGSQTDVVAGHVRSALEAGGRAVLGGPESIDGRVIDPIVLVDVDEQSPAVQEETFGPVVIVNTVRSVDEAVERANGTAYGLGAAIFTKDAHLGLRAAERLRAGAVTINSVLGFAAIPTLSFGGVKESGFGRIHGADGLREFSTAKSIARQTRKAALNLLSFDRSEKDMHLVARLIPMLHGRAK
- a CDS encoding TetR/AcrR family transcriptional regulator, encoding MADEQSTIATSKSARTRERILDAAAAVLSRKGYAGTRLSEVADAAGVQAPAIYYYFGSRDELVEEVMWAGANSVRTHVESEIAAMPTTATAMDRLLTAVEAHLRYELEISDYATASIRNAGHVPEHLRVRPAAEEALYSRMWRDLLVEAQESGEVRADLDINVFRLLLLGALNWVVEWWNPRTRSFDDLVRTACDMVRRTAGTGSD
- a CDS encoding NAD(P)H-dependent flavin oxidoreductase, with the translated sequence MLSTRFTEAFGIEHPIVQGGMMWVGRAELAAAVSEAGGLGMITALTQPTPADLVQEIERARSLTDKPFGVNLTILPSINPPPYDEYRRAIVDAGVTIVETAGSSPEPHMEMFRDHGIKVIHKCTSVRHALKAERVGVTAVSIDGFECAGHPGEDDVPGLVLIPATADRLSIPFIASGGFGDGRGLAAALVLGADGINMGSRFMCTVESPVAQAVKERIVEATELDTNLIFRSLRNTARVAKNAVSDEVVEILANGGEFADVRELVAGARGRTVFEQGDLDAGIWTVGLVQGLIHDIPTVDELVRRIVEEAERVLQVKTLLTV
- a CDS encoding 3-hydroxyacyl-CoA dehydrogenase NAD-binding domain-containing protein produces the protein MSITSEIVDVYAGYAWDVDADGIVTITMDDPDSAVNTMNAHFTAALEATVDRLEAERDAIAGVILASAKKSWFAGGDLNLLRAADPARSAEETAHIEHVKSLLRRLERLGKPVVATLNGTALGGGLEVALAAHHRIAASDVRGAQFGVPEVSLGLLPGGGGITRLVRMLGLQKALADVILPATRFRADDALAVGIVDELAPLAELDARARAWIAANPAPVKPWDEKGFRLPGGAPTSPSLAGMLPAMPALLRKQLKGAPMPAPRAAMAAAVEGAYVDFETASTIETRYLVQLMHGQVAKNMIKAFFFDLQHINAGGSRPDGYPRFTATKLGVLGAGMMGAAIAYVGAKAGIEVVLKDVSLEAAERGKDYARALEDKALARGATTAEKSEALLARITPTDDPADFAGVDIVIEAVFESVPVKQEVFQQIQDVVSPDAVLGSNTSTLPITLLSEGVSRPDDFIGIHFFSPVDKMPLVEIVRGRNTSDAVLAKTFDFVQQIRKTPIVVNDARGFFTSRVIGRFIDEAVAAVGEGVEPASVEQAALQAGYPAGALQLLDELTLTLTQKIRNETRAADEASGAVWVPHPAEAVVDWMVDEADRPGRRARRGFYEYDADGRRVGLWPGLRERFGSGRTVLPLVDLQERMLFAEALDTIACLDAGVLTSVPDANIGSIYGIGFPAWTGGVLQYVNQYEGGLPGFAARARELAAAYGDRFLPPASLLAKADAGETYE